Genomic segment of Coprothermobacter sp.:
GAAGCCCCAGCGCGGGCAGAAAGCTCCCAAGCCCTCGACCAACGGCGCCAAGTAGTCATCCCTGCAACACGCAGTCATCAGCCCCGGGACCACGGTCCCGGGGCTTTGTCATTTGCTCTCCCGGCGCTCCGCGCGGACCGCCTGTCGACCCGTTTTTTGACACACGCACATCTGGGGTTAGACTGCTCACACAAGCGGCCTTGCGGAAAATCAGGGCCAGGACTCATCCCAGTGGAGCGATTGCGCACATGAAATGGATGGACGAAGGTTGAACATGCAGGCGACACCGTACACACTGCCATTGCTAGTAGCAGCTGCTATCTCAGCCGTCGTCGCAGTCCTTGCCTGGCGACGCAGGCCTTCTCCGGGTGCCCGGGCCTTCTCGGCGACCATGGTGCTGGTGGTCCTGAACATCCTCGTCTCGCTGTTTCTCCTCGGCAGTACAACGCCGAATTCTTTCCTGTTCTGGGTGAAGACGTCGTTTGTCGGTGGAGCCCTGGGCGTCGCATGGCTGGTCTTCACCCTCAGATATGATGGGAGACCACTGCGCGATGTCACTCGCATTGCAGCGTTAGTAGGAGTAGAACCGACAGTAGTGTTCGTCCTGGCCTGGTTCAACGACCTGCACCACCTGCTGTGGACTCAGGCTGTCGCCGCGCCCATCACGGCCCCCGGTGCCCTCCTGCACGTTGACACACGCTTTGGCCCCCTGTTCTGGGTTTGGACCGCATACCAGTACGCACTTCTGCTGTCGGGTGTCGTGATCCTGCTGCGCGGCCTGTTCAGGGTACCTTCTGCCTACCGTGGACAGACAGTCGCCGTTCTAGTCGCGATGACCGTACCGTGGACTGCCAACATCATGTTCCTGATTGGCCGGACTCCCGTCACCGGCGTCGACCTCACTCCCTTCGCCTTCGCCTTGAGCGGCATAACCCTCTTCTTCGCCCTGTATCGCTTCCGCTTCCTCGACCTCGTCCCCATCCCCCGATCGCTCGTCCTGGAGGCCAGTCCAAACGGAGTGCTCGTCCTTGACGGCCGGGGTCGGATTGTCGACATCAACCCCGCTGCCGAGGCAATCCTGGGGTGCTCTGCCCACGACGTCCTGGGCGCCCAGGGGACGCAGATCCTGCCTGCCCTTTCATCCGCAGTTTCGGGCGCTGATGTCGAGCTCGCCTTCGTCCGTGATGGGGTGGAGCGCTCCTACGACCTCCATGTCGCTCCGCTGCGCAAGCGCATGGGAAAGCTCGCTCTCCTGATGGACGTCACCGACCGCAAGAACATGACCACGCGCCTGCTCCAGGCACAGAAAATGGACGCCCTCGGCCTCATGGCAGGTGGCATCGCCCATGACTTCAACAACCTGCTCACGGGCATCCTTGGTAACCTCAGCATCCTGCGCGAACAGGCGGCTCAACAGGACTCCATGGCAGAGCCGCTGGCTCAGGCGGAGCGGGCTGCCCGGCGGGCTGCCGGCCTCACACACAACCTGCTGACGTTCAGCCGCAATGGGAGTCCTGCGCCGACGTCCGTCAATCTCAGCCAGTCTGTCGACCTCACGCTGCAGTCGATCGCGGAGCTGGTACCTCCCTCCGTGACGATCTCCCGGGATTACGCTCCGGACCTCTGGAACGTGCTCATCGACCAGGTTCAGCTTGGGCAACTCGTCATTAACCTCGTCGTGAACGCCCGGGACGCCATGAACGGCGCAGGAACGCTGACCATCCGGACCAGCAACGTCGACCTCGACGAGCGGTTTGCCCAGGAACATCCCGAGACCCGGTCGGGAGAGCACGTTCTCCTAGAAGTGACCGACACCGGCGGCGGCATGACCGACGCGGTGCGGCAGCACCTGTTCGAACCATTCTTCACGACCAAGCCCGTGGGACATGGAACCGGTCTGGGCCTCGCTGTCGTCTACGGGGCAGTCCAGCAAGCTGGCGGCTGGATCATCGTGGACACGGTGGCAGGAGAAGGGACCACGTTCTCCACATACCTGCCACGGTGCAGGGAGTCGGCGAAGGCTCCGACGGCGCAGGAACCATGTACGCAAAAAACACAGGGGCACAAGACCGTGCTGGTCGTGGACGACGAGGAGATGATCCTGCAGCTCACCCGGCACATGCTGGAAAGGTCGGGCTACACAGTGATGACAGCTTCAGACGGTCCGTCCGCAGTCGCCATCATCCAAGGCGATCCTACCGCCGCGGACATCGTGGTGTTGGACATGACCATGCCAGGCATGACGGGGGACCAGGTGCTGAGGAAACTGAGACGGCTGGGGTATACGGCCCCTATCCTCATCTCGTCGGGGTATTCGCTGGGCGGCGGCATCCAGGAGCTGGTTGAGACCCCTGGAGGAGCCGACGGGTTCCTGCCCAAGCCGTACAGCATCCAGGAGCTCTTGGAGGCGGTCAGCGCGGCACTGGACCGCATCCGGACGAGCTGAGAACGCCCCTGTTGAATGGCAGCCCGTCCTTGCCATACTGCTCGCAGGAGGTGGACTCGATGAGTACACCAGTATCCCATATGCACAGATGTCAGAGTGTTCGCAGTGCCCTTCTGCTCGGCTCGTTCCTGCTGTTTCCTGTGACCTTCTATTACCTGTCCCCCTATCTCATCATCATGGGTGCCGGCGAACGTACAGCATCGGGCAGCATGGTGGTCTTCGGCGTGATGACCCTGACCGCGCTGGTGCTTGGTCGCCTGTTCTGCGGCTGGGTGTGTCCCGCCGGGGGACTAGGCGAGGCACTGTTTGCCGTGCAGAACAGGAAAGTGAACAACAGGTCCAACTGGACACGGTGGCTGGTCTGGGTCCCGTGGATGGCCGCGATTGTTCTCATAACCCTGCAAGCGGGTGGCATCAGGCGCGTCGACGTCCTGTACCAGACCGACCATGGGATCTCATTGACGACTGCCGGCGGCATGGGACCCTACATCATCTTCTACGCAGTCCTCGCGCTGGTCTTCGTCCTGTCGATCACGGCGGGCAAGCGTGGGTTCTGCCACTCTGCCTGCTGGATGGCCCCGTTCATAATGATTAGCAGAGGAGTTCGCAACGTGCTCCGCCTTCCTGCAGTCCAGCTGCGCGCCGAGACGCCTGCGTGTGTCGGCTGTCGTGCCTGCACGATCGCATGCCCGATGAGCCTAGAGGTCCATGCGATGGTCTTGGGCGGCCGAATGGAAAACAGCGAATGCATCCTGTGCGGCACTTGTGTCGACGTCTGCCCCCACAACGTCATTCACTACGACTTCGGCAGACCTCGCCCCGCGAACCCCGTCCAGCCGGGGAAACCGTAATCGCCATTCAGCACGTCGCAATGACGGCGTGACGGGCGTCGTGCGTTCCTCTACGACGTAACGATCGACCAGGCAGCGTAGAGCAGCAGGCCCACCAGGACGAGGGAGTAGGCGAACCTGACTCTCGGGTTGGCGATGAAACGCTGGATACCGGCACCCAGCAGCGCCCACAGCGAGGTAGAACAGAAACTCAGGGCAGCGAGCGACACCGCAGAGATGACGACTGTCAGCCAGCTCTTTGTCAGCGGAGCCAGCAACGTGGCGTACATTGTCAGCCCGAACAGGATGACCTTGGGGTTGACGAGCTGCAGTAACAGCCCATCGCGGTACCGGGTGCCGCTCGCCGCGGGGGACGCATGTTTCTTGTCCTGTGGCCGCACGACGGTCCAGGCGATCCATAGCAGATACGCGACGCCCGCGATCTTCAGCACAATCGCGATTCTGCCATAGGCCGAGACGAGGAGCTCCGTCAGCAGTCCCGTTGCCACCATGATGCAGAAGAACCCAGTAACGACACCCCCGATGAAGCGCAGCGTGCGGGGATACCCTACGCGCATCCCCAGCGATGAAGAGGTTATGTTGTTGGGTCCAGGTGTAAAGATGGAAACCAGCGCGTAGCCGAGCACCGGCAGCAACTCGATCCCCATCACACGCATGGCATCTCCGCAAGCCCGATTAGACGTACTACCATAATCCATGTCGCCACATCGTTCTCCCTTGTCATCGCTCCCCCTCTGGCGACAGTGTAGCAGGAAAGCAGGTCTGTCCTTATATTGCCAGAGATGTGGTTTCCCACCTCCGCGGGAACGACGGATGAGGAGAGACTGTCATTGACTCGTCATGCCCGCGCAGGCAGCTACTCTGTCACTCCCGCGCAGGCGGGAGTCCATACGTATTCAGAGACATGGGTTCCCGCCTCCGCGGGAACGATGGACAAGGAGGGGCTTCCGGACGGCCAGGCACGTTGCGGCTTACGAGACGGCAGCCGGAGTTGCGATCCCCTTGAACTGGGACATGTACAGGTTGTAGTAGAATCCGTGCTGTGCCAGAAGTGACGCGTGCGTTCCCTGCTCGATGATGCGTCCGCCATCGATGACCAGGACCTGGTCGGCAGTGCGGATAGTGCTCAGGCGGTGTGCGATGACGAAGCTGGTGCGCCCCTTCATGAGGTTCAGTAGCGCCTGCTGGATATGGATCTCGGTACGGGTGTCGACGGATGACGTGGCCTCGTCGAGGACGAGGATGCGTGGATCGGCGAGGATAGCACGCGCAATGGTCAGCAACTGGCGCTGTCCCTGACTGAGGTCACTGCCCCTCTCGGCGAGGATGGTGTCGTATCCCTGCGGAAGTCGCCGAATGAACTGGTCGGCGTTGGCCAGCGTGGCTGCCGCCACGATGTCCTCGTCCGTCGCGTCGAGGCGTCCATAGCGGAGGTTCTCCTTCACGCTCGCAGAGAACAGGAACCCGTCCTGAAGCACGATGCCCAGCTGGCGGCGCAGGCTGTCCACCTGCACGTCGCGGATGTCCGTGCCATCGATCGTGATCGCCCCACCCTGGATGTCGTAGAACCGAGAGAGGATGCTGACCATTGTCGTCTTCCCTGCCCCAGTAGGGCCGACCAAAGCCACCATCTGGCCTGGCAGCGCATGCAGGCTGACGTCGCGCAGGACCGGGACGTCCTTGAGGTAGCCGAAATCCGCGTGGTCGAACACGACGTCGCCCTGGATCTCGCTGAGCGGGGCTGCTTCCGGCTTGTCGCGCAATTCCGGCCGATGATCAATGACCTCGAACACGCGTTCAGCTCCCGCCAGAGCCGCCTGGATCGTATTGAGCAGGTTGGCGACCTGCAGAAGAGGCTGCGACAGCCGCTGTGTATAGGTGATGAAGGCCGAGACGACACCGATCGACACGGCACCCTTGATGGCAAGCATCCCGCCAACCCCCGCGACGACGGCGATGTCCGCGTGGTCCAGTACCATAAGCAGCGGCATGACGAGCATAGCGATAAACTGCGCCTTGCGCCCTGCGGCAAACGCCGCCTGGTTGCTCCGATCGAACACCCCTAGAGCTGTGGCCTCCTGGCCAAACGCCTGGACGACGCGCTGGCCGCCGACTGTTTCGTCCATCACACCGTTTAGTGCGCCCACCGTGCGCTGCTGCTCAAGGAAGAGAGCGCGCGTCCGTCCCATGATCCCGCCCGTCAGAAGGAACATGAAAGGCATCATGGCAAACGCAGCCAGCGCAAGCCACCCGTTGAGAGCCAACATGATACCGATGATGGCCGCCACACTCAGGACATTGCTGACCAGTGAGGTCAGGTCCTGCGACAGCGACTGGCTGATGGCGTCCATATCGTTCGTGAGGCGGCTCATGAGGTCTCCCTGCGAATGCCGGTCGAAGTAACTCATTGAAAGCGTCTGCAGGTGCTCGAACAAGTTCCGCCGCATGTCACGCACAGCGCTCTGTGAGATGTCTGCCATGATCCATGCCTGCAGCGAACCGGCTAGCCACGTGCCAATGCCGGCAGCGGTCATCAGGCCGGCGATGCGCACCAGCCCCTGGGCACTGCGCGTCGTGATGATGGTATCGATCGCCCGTCCGATGAGGAGCGGGCTCACCAGGGACAGCCCTGCTCCGATCACCAGCAGGAAGGTGACCAGCACAAGCTTTCCACGATAGGGCCTCAGGTAGGCGATCAGTCGACGTGCGGCTCCACGTGCGTCCTTCGCCCTGGCCGTCGCCATGGCTCCGCCCATCGGGCCGCCGCCGCGCGCAACCTGTCCACGCGTGTTCTGATCAGCCATTTGTGGTTCCTCCTCCGAGCTGTGACTCGTAGATCTCGCGATATATGGGGCTCGTCTGCATCAGCTCCTGATGTGTTCCCTCGGCCGCAATGCGCCCCTTGTCGAGAACCAGGATCTTGTCGGCTGCCAGCACGGTGCTGATACGCTGGGCGACGATGAAGACGGTGCACTGGCTGTGCAGGAGCAACAGCGCTTCCTGGATGCGGGCTTCGGTGTCGACATCGACCGCGCTCGTGCTGTCGTCCAGAATGAGAATACTCGGCTTGAGGAGCAGGGCGCGGGCGATGGC
This window contains:
- a CDS encoding 4Fe-4S ferredoxin, with translation MHRCQSVRSALLLGSFLLFPVTFYYLSPYLIIMGAGERTASGSMVVFGVMTLTALVLGRLFCGWVCPAGGLGEALFAVQNRKVNNRSNWTRWLVWVPWMAAIVLITLQAGGIRRVDVLYQTDHGISLTTAGGMGPYIIFYAVLALVFVLSITAGKRGFCHSACWMAPFIMISRGVRNVLRLPAVQLRAETPACVGCRACTIACPMSLEVHAMVLGGRMENSECILCGTCVDVCPHNVIHYDFGRPRPANPVQPGKP
- a CDS encoding multidrug ABC transporter ATP-binding protein, whose translation is MADQNTRGQVARGGGPMGGAMATARAKDARGAARRLIAYLRPYRGKLVLVTFLLVIGAGLSLVSPLLIGRAIDTIITTRSAQGLVRIAGLMTAAGIGTWLAGSLQAWIMADISQSAVRDMRRNLFEHLQTLSMSYFDRHSQGDLMSRLTNDMDAISQSLSQDLTSLVSNVLSVAAIIGIMLALNGWLALAAFAMMPFMFLLTGGIMGRTRALFLEQQRTVGALNGVMDETVGGQRVVQAFGQEATALGVFDRSNQAAFAAGRKAQFIAMLVMPLLMVLDHADIAVVAGVGGMLAIKGAVSIGVVSAFITYTQRLSQPLLQVANLLNTIQAALAGAERVFEVIDHRPELRDKPEAAPLSEIQGDVVFDHADFGYLKDVPVLRDVSLHALPGQMVALVGPTGAGKTTMVSILSRFYDIQGGAITIDGTDIRDVQVDSLRRQLGIVLQDGFLFSASVKENLRYGRLDATDEDIVAAATLANADQFIRRLPQGYDTILAERGSDLSQGQRQLLTIARAILADPRILVLDEATSSVDTRTEIHIQQALLNLMKGRTSFVIAHRLSTIRTADQVLVIDGGRIIEQGTHASLLAQHGFYYNLYMSQFKGIATPAAVS